The Bos indicus x Bos taurus breed Angus x Brahman F1 hybrid chromosome 10, Bos_hybrid_MaternalHap_v2.0, whole genome shotgun sequence genome has a segment encoding these proteins:
- the NGB gene encoding neuroglobin: MELPEPELIRQSWREVSRSPLEHGTVLFARLFDLEPDLLPLFQYNCRQFSSPEDCLSSPEFLDHIRKVMLVIDAAVTNVEDLSSLEEYLAGLGRKHRAVGVKLSSFSTVGESLLYMLEKCLGPAFTPATRAAWSQLYGAVVQAMSRGWGGE; the protein is encoded by the exons ATGGAGCTCCCGGAGCCCGAGCTGATACGGCAGAGCTGGCGGGAGGTGAGCCGCAGCCCGCTGGAGCATGGCACCGTCCTGTTCGCCAG GCTGTTTGACCTGGAGCCAGACCTGCTGCCCCTCTTCCAGTACAACTGCCGCCAGTTCTCCAGCCCAGAGGACTGCCTGTCTTCCCCCGAGTTCCTGGACCACATCAGGAAG GTGATGCTGGTGATCGATGCTGCGGTGACCAATGTGGAGGACCTGTCCTCCCTGGAGGAGTACCTGGCCGGCCTGGGCCGGAAGCACCGGGCAGTGGGCGTGAAGCTCAGCTCCTTCTCG ACGGTGGGTGAATCCCTGCTCTACATGCTGGAGAAGTGCCTGGGCCCTGCCTTCACACCCGCCACTCGGGCTGCCTGGAGCCAGCTCTACGGGGCCGTGGTGCAGGCCATGAGTCGGGGCTGGGGTGGCGAGTAA